From the Chloroflexus aurantiacus J-10-fl genome, one window contains:
- a CDS encoding alpha-amylase family glycosyl hydrolase produces the protein MEQYHVSADFIFGTMATDSRRLGYVRAELAGMSHRYRMEPLAPQPGEPVRLFVTLGPSIVADQVCVYYTTDGSEPHGERGQPAPGSHVAHGQRLSSHWDTLLWGYAEEWAIDLPPQPADTVVRYRIEAWLREGNGSLWYSEVIGATAGDGSVVGQPGPGDHYLHEMGYEFNLTFFRRPRTCAYRVGDEGVPGWLDDALIYHVFIDRFHPGPGRQFANPPTPMGIYGGTLAGVTSNLDYIASLGTTTIWLSPLFPSPSHHGYDATDYYSVEPRLGTMADLQTLIAAAHDRGMRVIFDYTANHFSNRHPIFQRAISDPHSPERDWFIFTRYPDLYVSFFGVAELPQLDLDYPPARQFMIDAARYWLEQGVDGYRLDYTIGPSHDFWTLFRAAMRAVRPDCVLIGEAVDTAEVLRSYVGRLDGCLDFLLLQAIRRFFAFDEIRASQFAVFLNRHLNYFPPGFSLPTFLDNHDMNRFLWVVRGDTRRLRLAALCQYTLPHPPVLYYGTEVGLSQRLDVRHADGSGHPEESRLPMRWGDEQDQELLDFYRQLGALRRATTAVWRGKRTITHIDDQRGHLAYTCTAQDQTWLVVLNNASQAGVIPVPPGRWTVVLPSQTAELVAGKVALPPYGGAILRREA, from the coding sequence GTGGAACAGTATCACGTCTCTGCCGATTTTATCTTCGGGACTATGGCGACCGATAGTCGGCGATTGGGGTACGTGCGGGCCGAGTTAGCCGGTATGTCGCACCGCTACCGGATGGAGCCGCTCGCTCCACAGCCGGGCGAACCGGTGCGGCTCTTCGTCACCCTTGGCCCGTCAATTGTCGCCGATCAGGTGTGTGTCTACTACACAACAGATGGTAGTGAGCCTCACGGTGAACGAGGTCAGCCGGCGCCGGGAAGTCACGTAGCGCACGGACAACGTCTCTCCAGTCATTGGGATACCCTGCTCTGGGGATACGCCGAGGAGTGGGCAATTGATCTCCCACCACAACCAGCCGACACGGTGGTTCGTTACCGGATTGAAGCCTGGCTTCGTGAGGGGAACGGCTCACTCTGGTACAGCGAAGTGATCGGCGCAACTGCGGGTGACGGTAGTGTTGTTGGGCAACCAGGGCCGGGCGATCACTATCTGCACGAGATGGGGTATGAATTCAACCTGACGTTCTTCCGCCGTCCACGTACCTGTGCGTATCGGGTTGGCGATGAGGGAGTACCGGGATGGCTTGATGATGCGCTCATTTATCACGTCTTCATTGATCGTTTTCATCCTGGTCCTGGCCGACAGTTTGCCAATCCGCCAACTCCGATGGGGATTTACGGTGGCACTCTCGCCGGTGTAACCAGCAATCTGGATTACATTGCCAGCCTGGGCACGACGACGATCTGGCTCTCGCCACTCTTCCCTTCACCCTCTCACCACGGCTATGATGCGACCGACTATTACAGTGTCGAGCCACGCCTGGGTACCATGGCCGACCTGCAAACGCTCATTGCTGCGGCCCATGACCGGGGAATGCGGGTGATCTTTGATTACACCGCCAATCATTTCTCGAACAGACATCCTATCTTTCAGCGAGCGATTAGCGATCCTCACAGCCCAGAACGAGACTGGTTTATCTTTACCCGTTATCCTGATCTGTATGTGTCGTTCTTTGGGGTTGCCGAATTACCGCAACTCGATCTGGACTACCCACCAGCCCGCCAGTTTATGATTGATGCCGCCCGTTACTGGCTGGAACAGGGGGTTGATGGGTATCGCCTCGACTATACCATTGGCCCCTCACACGATTTCTGGACATTATTCCGGGCGGCAATGCGCGCCGTCAGGCCCGATTGTGTGCTCATCGGTGAAGCTGTGGATACGGCAGAGGTGCTACGCTCGTATGTTGGCCGTCTCGATGGCTGTCTGGATTTTCTGCTGCTGCAAGCCATCCGCCGCTTTTTCGCCTTCGATGAAATACGTGCCAGCCAGTTTGCTGTCTTTCTCAACCGCCATCTGAACTACTTTCCACCCGGCTTCAGTTTGCCGACATTTCTCGACAATCACGACATGAATCGGTTTTTGTGGGTGGTACGCGGTGACACACGTCGTCTGCGGCTCGCGGCACTTTGTCAGTATACCCTGCCCCATCCACCGGTACTCTACTACGGCACTGAAGTTGGCCTTAGCCAACGGCTCGATGTGCGTCACGCCGACGGAAGTGGTCACCCGGAAGAATCGCGGTTACCGATGCGCTGGGGAGATGAACAGGATCAGGAGTTGCTCGATTTCTACCGGCAACTGGGCGCGCTGCGACGGGCAACGACCGCGGTCTGGCGAGGTAAGCGGACTATCACCCATATTGATGATCAGCGTGGACACCTGGCGTATACCTGCACGGCTCAAGACCAGACCTGGCTCGTTGTGCTGAATAATGCCTCACAGGCTGGCGTCATTCCCGTACCTCCAGGTCGCTGGACGGTTGTCCTGCCGAGCCAGACTGCCGAACTTGTGGCCGGAAAGGTCGCGCTGCCACCGTATGGTGGGGCGATCTTACGTCGCGAAGCGTAG
- a CDS encoding sugar ABC transporter permease codes for MSSVTIRSRRSGSTSAGRRLKWWQQLVLQAICLFIAATVLFPVLWIVSMSLDPRNISRPTELNLIPPGASLQAYLQVLDRPTANPVTFTELAFNSLRLAGGVSAFALLIGVSAAYAFSRFKFPGRQFMMIAVLAITVLPSVATIAPLFALLNSIRISSAIMSIVLILAGLMLLGLTVFAVAPAIRLGSAGPGNYLFGAIGLAISLGLIYGGITPARSEVFILRNSLLGVGIAMVSGALPFAIWNLKGYLDTIPKELEEAAIIDGASPSQVFFQIVLPLATPALAVTGFLGFTGGWTEFFLSWQFLTDPKDFTLAMSLYNMTGQYAGQIPWSRFAAFSILLSLPVAIVYLLLQRYIIGGLTLGGVKG; via the coding sequence ATGTCTAGTGTCACCATTCGTTCGCGTCGTTCGGGCAGTACATCCGCCGGTCGCCGGTTGAAGTGGTGGCAACAATTAGTGTTGCAGGCGATCTGTCTGTTCATCGCCGCCACCGTCTTATTCCCGGTTCTCTGGATCGTGAGTATGTCACTCGATCCACGCAATATCTCGCGTCCGACCGAGCTGAATCTGATCCCGCCCGGTGCATCGTTGCAGGCTTATTTGCAGGTGCTCGACCGGCCAACAGCCAATCCGGTTACGTTTACCGAACTGGCCTTCAACAGTCTGCGCCTCGCTGGTGGCGTCTCTGCCTTTGCTTTGTTGATCGGTGTCAGTGCTGCCTACGCTTTTTCCCGCTTCAAGTTCCCCGGTCGCCAGTTTATGATGATTGCAGTGCTGGCGATTACGGTGTTGCCGAGTGTAGCGACCATTGCACCGCTGTTTGCCCTGTTGAACAGCATTCGTATCAGCAGCGCAATTATGAGCATTGTGCTGATTCTGGCCGGGTTGATGCTGCTCGGTTTGACTGTTTTTGCCGTAGCACCGGCCATCCGCCTGGGATCGGCGGGTCCAGGTAACTATTTATTTGGCGCAATTGGTCTGGCGATCAGCCTCGGTTTGATCTATGGCGGTATCACACCGGCACGCAGTGAAGTCTTCATCTTACGCAACTCTCTGCTGGGGGTTGGGATTGCCATGGTTTCGGGTGCTTTACCGTTCGCGATCTGGAATCTGAAAGGGTATCTCGACACTATCCCGAAAGAGCTGGAAGAAGCAGCGATTATCGACGGCGCTTCCCCGAGTCAGGTCTTTTTCCAGATCGTGTTACCCCTCGCCACGCCAGCCCTGGCAGTGACCGGTTTTCTCGGTTTTACCGGTGGTTGGACCGAGTTCTTTTTGTCGTGGCAATTCCTGACCGACCCAAAAGATTTTACGCTCGCCATGTCACTCTACAACATGACCGGTCAGTATGCCGGTCAGATCCCCTGGTCGCGCTTTGCTGCCTTCTCGATCTTGCTGTCACTACCGGTCGCAATTGTCTACCTGCTGTTACAGCGCTATATCATCGGTGGTTTGACGCTGGGTGGTGTGAAAGGCTAG
- a CDS encoding carbohydrate ABC transporter permease, whose amino-acid sequence MATTNPELTSQSVRVPRSALREGWKQLRTPIVYLLPALIIMMVVTFYPLAFQVWMSFTDYGVIKEEGKQTLNPFGPNGTTPPNYRPAQYVGLKNYLDIITNNPQFVARLGGNFDFWRLLAFNLWWTFSNVGFHVVLGVIIAVLLNVEGLWGRKIYRAIYILPMVLPNIVVATVWRNMFDDQYGSINQLINLFITPFGLDPVQIRWFNQIQDPIPGIGLPLSYYAMLIANIWLGWPFMTIVATGALQSIPKEMYEAASIDGATGLQQFWRITLPLLRPAMVPAAMVGIVTTFNLFHVIYFMSGGGPLGRTEIMVTQAFKLINVNQLYGVAAAFSVIIALVLIPIFLITNKISRATESYDV is encoded by the coding sequence ATGGCAACCACAAATCCAGAGCTGACCTCGCAATCGGTGCGTGTACCGCGTTCAGCTCTGCGCGAGGGGTGGAAACAACTGCGCACCCCAATTGTCTACTTGTTGCCGGCGTTGATCATCATGATGGTGGTTACCTTTTATCCGCTGGCATTTCAGGTCTGGATGTCATTTACCGACTACGGTGTCATCAAAGAAGAGGGCAAACAAACGCTCAACCCCTTTGGCCCAAACGGCACGACACCACCCAATTATCGACCGGCTCAATATGTCGGTTTGAAAAATTACCTCGACATCATTACCAATAACCCCCAGTTTGTCGCCCGTCTTGGTGGTAATTTTGATTTTTGGCGTTTACTGGCGTTCAACCTGTGGTGGACGTTCTCGAATGTCGGGTTTCATGTCGTCTTGGGGGTGATCATTGCAGTATTGTTGAATGTAGAAGGGCTTTGGGGGCGAAAAATCTACCGTGCCATTTATATTTTGCCCATGGTGCTACCCAATATTGTCGTTGCTACCGTCTGGCGCAATATGTTTGACGATCAGTACGGTTCAATTAATCAGTTAATAAATCTCTTTATCACGCCATTCGGTCTTGATCCGGTACAAATTCGCTGGTTTAACCAGATTCAAGACCCCATTCCAGGGATTGGTTTACCGCTCAGCTATTATGCAATGTTGATTGCCAATATCTGGTTGGGATGGCCGTTTATGACTATCGTTGCTACCGGTGCACTCCAATCGATCCCGAAAGAGATGTACGAGGCGGCCAGTATCGATGGAGCAACCGGTTTACAGCAATTCTGGCGGATTACGCTCCCATTGTTGCGTCCGGCAATGGTTCCGGCTGCAATGGTTGGTATCGTAACGACATTTAACCTGTTCCACGTCATCTACTTCATGAGTGGTGGCGGTCCACTCGGTCGTACCGAGATTATGGTTACGCAGGCGTTTAAGCTGATTAATGTTAACCAGCTCTACGGTGTTGCCGCTGCCTTCTCGGTCATTATTGCCCTGGTGCTGATCCCGATTTTCTTGATTACCAACAAGATTTCTCGCGCCACGGAGAGCTACGATGTCTAG
- a CDS encoding extracellular solute-binding protein: MKRLSFSLIALLALFASILAACGQAPAAQPTAAPQPTTAPAPSTGDGMAITGTVTLWHAYGTGSAEEKAINMLIDRARAAYPDATINVLQIPFDQIFNKFNNEVSSGGGPDMFIAPNDSLGSQIRAGVLADLSEYQSKLTDVSPTGVAGMSLDGKLYGIPESFKAVALYYNKSKVANPPATTDELLALVKAGNTLVLNQNAYHNFGWLQAFGGQLMDANGKCIADQAGGAEWFAFLKALKEVPTVTFSTDGGQADSLFKDGKADMIINGPWVLGDYRAVLGDNLGVAPMPGAAKPAGPLTGVDGFYVSINSQNVAGAVALAMFLTSPESMKVYVDEAGHVPVSTKVEISDPLVQAFAQASATGVPRPQIPELDNYWGPFGDAMTKVLDGGADPAAAVAEACALMNTANGK; encoded by the coding sequence GTGAAGCGTCTGTCGTTTTCACTCATCGCTTTATTGGCATTGTTCGCCTCTATCCTGGCCGCCTGTGGTCAAGCCCCCGCTGCTCAACCAACCGCTGCTCCCCAACCAACGACCGCGCCAGCCCCATCAACCGGTGATGGTATGGCCATTACCGGTACGGTAACTCTCTGGCATGCTTACGGTACCGGAAGTGCTGAGGAAAAAGCGATCAATATGCTGATTGATCGCGCACGTGCTGCTTACCCTGATGCCACCATCAACGTTCTCCAAATCCCCTTCGATCAGATTTTCAACAAGTTCAACAATGAGGTCTCATCAGGTGGTGGCCCTGATATGTTTATTGCTCCGAACGACAGTCTTGGCAGCCAGATCCGTGCCGGGGTGCTGGCCGATCTCAGCGAGTATCAGAGCAAGTTGACCGATGTTTCACCGACCGGTGTGGCCGGGATGTCGCTTGACGGTAAGCTGTACGGGATTCCTGAGTCGTTCAAGGCAGTTGCTCTCTACTACAACAAGAGCAAGGTTGCCAACCCGCCGGCTACTACTGATGAATTGCTGGCGCTGGTGAAAGCTGGTAACACCCTGGTGCTCAACCAGAATGCCTACCACAATTTCGGCTGGTTGCAGGCGTTCGGTGGTCAGTTGATGGACGCCAATGGGAAGTGTATTGCCGATCAGGCCGGTGGTGCCGAGTGGTTTGCCTTCCTGAAGGCGCTGAAGGAAGTTCCGACGGTGACCTTCTCGACCGACGGTGGTCAGGCCGACTCGCTCTTCAAAGATGGCAAGGCCGATATGATCATCAACGGCCCCTGGGTGCTTGGTGACTACCGGGCCGTGTTGGGTGATAATCTCGGTGTAGCTCCGATGCCGGGCGCTGCAAAACCGGCTGGCCCGCTGACCGGTGTGGATGGTTTCTACGTCAGCATCAACAGCCAGAATGTTGCAGGCGCGGTCGCGTTGGCGATGTTCCTGACCAGCCCTGAGTCGATGAAGGTGTACGTTGACGAAGCCGGGCACGTTCCGGTCAGCACGAAGGTCGAGATCAGCGATCCGCTGGTGCAGGCCTTTGCGCAGGCTTCGGCAACTGGCGTGCCACGGCCTCAGATCCCCGAGCTTGACAACTATTGGGGACCGTTCGGTGATGCGATGACCAAGGTGCTCGACGGTGGTGCCGATCCAGCCGCAGCTGTGGCCGAGGCCTGTGCTCTGATGAACACTGCGAACGGGAAGTAA
- a CDS encoding MarR family winged helix-turn-helix transcriptional regulator yields MIQEVYVLLDDGDRRVLRQFQLNPTQYAALLLLAEHNGVRLSDLSEYLLIDKSSTTRLVDRLSALGLVERIADASDRRVQRIVLTRQGREHLGVVRSAFTESVRRRWSTLDSTEHETLIRLLLKLRRELTILQHGTNGVKGGDISPERD; encoded by the coding sequence ATGATACAGGAAGTCTATGTTTTGCTGGATGACGGTGACCGTCGTGTACTCCGTCAATTCCAGCTTAATCCCACGCAGTACGCAGCCCTTCTGCTGCTGGCCGAGCACAATGGCGTGCGTTTGTCGGATCTGAGTGAGTATCTTCTAATCGATAAGAGTAGCACTACCCGGCTGGTTGATCGGTTGAGTGCTCTTGGTTTGGTCGAACGAATTGCTGATGCCAGTGACCGGCGGGTGCAGCGGATTGTGTTGACCAGACAGGGACGTGAGCATTTAGGGGTGGTTCGATCTGCATTCACTGAATCCGTCAGGCGACGTTGGTCAACGCTTGATAGTACCGAGCACGAGACCCTCATTCGGTTACTGCTCAAGCTCCGTCGCGAATTAACGATATTGCAACACGGGACAAATGGTGTGAAAGGAGGTGACATATCACCAGAGCGTGATTAG